Proteins encoded together in one Aeromonas encheleia window:
- the rlmD gene encoding 23S rRNA (uracil(1939)-C(5))-methyltransferase RlmD: protein MAQFFKPQKKSTQPQRIEFTIDSLDHHCVGIGRHQGKAIFVEGALPGERVKARIIDDKKQYAHAALQQLVTPADNRIAPFCAHYRECGGCNAQHLSEADQQAAKAAGLVSLFERLGQIKAPALEPVLTGEARAYRRVCRLAIKFDKNGRCTRVGFRRRQSNDLVEITSCPVLTASLSALISPLRECLNRLKSQRELGHAELIQAEQGILLLLRHTGRPNEADRALLTEFAEAQGIDLYLQAADERIEPLRQQFQPAYSLDGLSLAFAPGDFIQVNGPINQSMVAQALAWLGATKADKVLDLFCGIGNFTLPLARQAREVVGVEGDLAMVTRAEENARRNGIDNARFYKADLSGDIVGMSWAREGFDLVLLDPARPGALEVMSHVVALSPKRVVYVSCNPVTLARDSQVLVKGGYRLARLGMLDMFPHTGHLESMALFERD, encoded by the coding sequence ATGGCCCAGTTTTTCAAGCCCCAAAAGAAATCCACCCAGCCCCAACGTATTGAATTTACGATAGACAGTCTGGATCACCACTGTGTCGGGATCGGCCGTCATCAGGGCAAGGCGATCTTCGTCGAGGGGGCGCTGCCCGGTGAGCGGGTCAAGGCTCGCATCATCGATGACAAGAAGCAGTACGCTCACGCAGCCCTGCAACAGCTGGTGACTCCCGCCGACAATCGCATCGCCCCCTTCTGTGCCCATTATCGCGAGTGCGGCGGCTGCAACGCCCAGCACCTGAGTGAGGCGGATCAGCAGGCGGCCAAGGCGGCCGGACTGGTCAGCCTGTTCGAGCGACTGGGTCAGATCAAGGCGCCGGCCCTCGAACCCGTGCTGACCGGGGAGGCTCGCGCCTATCGCCGGGTCTGCCGTCTGGCCATCAAGTTTGACAAGAATGGCCGCTGCACCCGGGTCGGTTTTCGTCGCCGCCAGTCCAACGATCTGGTGGAGATCACCAGCTGCCCTGTCCTGACCGCCTCGCTGTCGGCGCTCATCAGCCCGCTGCGGGAATGCCTCAATCGCCTCAAGAGCCAGCGCGAGCTGGGCCATGCGGAACTGATCCAGGCCGAGCAGGGGATACTGCTGCTGTTGCGCCACACCGGTCGTCCCAACGAGGCGGATCGAGCGCTGCTGACCGAGTTTGCCGAGGCTCAGGGGATCGATCTCTATCTGCAGGCGGCCGACGAGCGCATCGAGCCGCTGCGCCAGCAATTCCAGCCCGCTTACTCGTTAGATGGCCTGTCTCTTGCATTCGCCCCCGGGGATTTCATTCAGGTCAATGGCCCCATCAACCAGAGCATGGTGGCCCAGGCGCTGGCATGGCTCGGGGCGACCAAGGCGGACAAGGTGCTGGATCTGTTCTGCGGCATCGGCAACTTCACCCTGCCGCTGGCCCGTCAGGCCCGCGAGGTGGTCGGGGTCGAAGGGGATCTGGCCATGGTGACCCGCGCCGAGGAGAACGCCCGTCGCAATGGCATCGACAACGCCCGCTTCTACAAGGCGGACCTGAGCGGTGACATCGTCGGCATGTCCTGGGCGCGGGAAGGTTTCGATCTGGTGCTGCTGGATCCGGCCCGGCCCGGTGCGCTGGAGGTGATGAGCCATGTGGTGGCACTTTCGCCCAAACGCGTGGTCTATGTTTCCTGTAACCCTGTCACCCTGGCGCGGGACAGCCAGGTGCTGGTGAAGGGGGGTTATCGACTGGCCCGCCTGGGGATGCTGGACATGTTCCCCCACACCGGCCACCTGGA
- the barA gene encoding two-component sensor histidine kinase BarA, protein MTRYGLRARVLAFTILPTLIIGGLIAGYFTFHRYHQLENNLIDQGINIIEPLAIASEYGMTQHSRESLKRLIGLTHRKNSPFIKSIAVFTQDNQLFVTSNYHRDFGQLRLPDGTAIPELTSVSFNGDDIILRTPIQAETSLDGFPLPSDLEPPVIGYISMQLATDRAIVLQYRDAFFAVVMVLIGLAVSTLFGFRLVKSVTQPITDMVQAVHRIREGRLDTRVSGQLTGELDMLKNGINAMAKALSEYHEEMQQNIDQATSDLRETLEQIEIQNVELDMAKKRAQEAARVKSEFLANMSHELRTPLNGVIGFTRQLLKTALTPSQTDYMQTIEKSARNLLGIINDILDFSKLEAGKLQLEHIPFSLRDTLNETMHLLGPSAHDKQLELSLQVDAEVPDYLTGDPMRLQQVLTNLTGNAIKFTERGNVDVHIQQSGSASGNKVRLNVLIRDTGIGISEEQQRQLFQAFNQADSSISRRYGGTGLGLVITQKLVQQMGGQIRFESELGKGSVFSFSLDLDISPLPQSERLPLDRIQGKRLWLLEPDPFAHASLLALLAEWQLDVQALSIDAEWPEMSSQDMVIIGSSTLHTPQQVITRLDGLSGQQNTIVLLSSHEPALYEAMLAHGAEHCLSKPINHRKLLHALLSPEATKRTPLPAASPRRVQAVKVLAVDDNAANLKLIAAMLKEMVSQVVVCKNGKEAVNLAQSQPFDIIFMDIQMPIMDGISATQAIRRHSLNTETPIVAVTAHAIPGERERLIRQGMDDYLAKPIDEGMLAQLITDFTHRRHQNHGDQQIDWSLAVRQAAGKTELAQEMLTMLLASFDEVEPLLEAALSGQADDAEVLAQLHRLNGGCAYSGVPGLQRLLSQLEQQLRDGVPVGELEPELLELQDALEQVRQEAPRYLA, encoded by the coding sequence ATGACTAGATACGGCCTCAGAGCCAGAGTGCTGGCATTTACCATATTGCCAACCCTGATCATCGGCGGCCTGATTGCCGGTTACTTCACCTTCCACCGCTATCACCAGCTGGAAAACAACCTGATCGACCAGGGCATCAACATCATCGAGCCCCTGGCCATCGCCAGCGAATACGGCATGACTCAGCACAGCCGCGAGTCCCTCAAGCGCCTGATCGGGCTGACTCACCGCAAGAACTCGCCCTTCATCAAGTCCATCGCCGTCTTCACCCAGGACAACCAGCTGTTCGTCACCTCCAACTACCATCGTGACTTCGGCCAGCTGCGCCTGCCCGATGGCACTGCCATCCCTGAGCTGACCAGCGTCTCCTTCAACGGTGACGACATCATACTGCGCACCCCCATCCAGGCCGAGACCAGCCTGGACGGCTTCCCCTTGCCAAGCGACCTGGAGCCGCCGGTGATCGGCTACATCTCCATGCAGCTCGCCACGGACAGGGCCATAGTCCTGCAGTATCGCGACGCCTTCTTCGCGGTGGTCATGGTGCTCATCGGCCTCGCCGTCAGCACCCTGTTTGGCTTCCGGCTGGTCAAGAGCGTGACCCAACCCATCACCGATATGGTGCAGGCGGTGCACAGGATCAGGGAGGGGCGGCTCGATACTCGGGTCAGCGGCCAGCTCACCGGCGAGCTGGACATGCTGAAAAACGGCATCAACGCCATGGCCAAGGCGCTCTCCGAATACCATGAGGAGATGCAGCAGAACATCGATCAGGCCACCTCGGATCTGCGGGAGACGCTGGAGCAGATCGAGATCCAGAACGTCGAGCTCGACATGGCGAAGAAGCGGGCGCAGGAGGCGGCCAGGGTCAAGTCGGAGTTCCTTGCCAATATGTCCCACGAGCTGCGTACCCCGCTCAACGGCGTCATCGGCTTCACCCGCCAGCTGCTCAAGACGGCGCTGACCCCGAGCCAGACCGACTACATGCAGACCATAGAGAAATCGGCGCGCAACCTGCTCGGCATCATCAACGACATCCTCGACTTCTCCAAGCTGGAGGCGGGCAAGCTGCAGCTGGAGCACATCCCGTTCAGCCTGCGCGACACCCTCAACGAGACCATGCACCTGCTCGGCCCGAGCGCCCACGACAAGCAACTCGAGCTGTCGCTGCAGGTGGATGCCGAGGTGCCGGACTACCTCACCGGCGATCCCATGCGGCTGCAGCAGGTGCTGACCAACCTCACCGGCAACGCCATCAAGTTCACCGAGCGCGGCAACGTGGACGTGCACATCCAGCAGAGCGGCAGCGCCAGTGGCAACAAGGTGCGGCTCAACGTGCTGATCCGCGATACCGGCATCGGCATCTCGGAGGAGCAACAGCGTCAGCTGTTCCAGGCCTTCAACCAGGCCGACTCCTCGATCTCGCGCCGTTATGGCGGCACCGGCCTCGGCCTGGTCATCACCCAGAAGCTGGTGCAGCAGATGGGCGGCCAGATCCGGTTCGAGTCAGAACTCGGCAAGGGCTCCGTCTTCTCCTTCAGCCTGGATCTGGACATCTCCCCCCTGCCCCAAAGCGAGCGGCTGCCGCTGGATCGCATCCAGGGCAAACGGCTCTGGTTGCTGGAGCCGGATCCCTTCGCCCACGCCTCCCTGCTCGCCCTGCTCGCCGAATGGCAACTGGATGTGCAGGCGCTGAGCATAGATGCCGAGTGGCCAGAGATGAGCAGCCAGGACATGGTGATCATCGGCAGCAGCACCCTGCACACGCCACAGCAGGTGATCACCCGCCTCGATGGCTTGAGCGGGCAGCAGAACACCATAGTGCTGCTCAGCAGCCACGAGCCCGCCCTCTATGAGGCCATGCTGGCCCACGGCGCCGAGCACTGCCTCTCCAAGCCCATCAACCATCGCAAGCTGCTGCATGCCCTGCTCTCCCCCGAGGCGACCAAGCGCACCCCGCTGCCCGCCGCCTCCCCCCGCCGGGTGCAGGCGGTCAAGGTATTGGCGGTGGACGACAATGCCGCCAACCTCAAGCTCATCGCCGCCATGCTCAAGGAGATGGTGAGTCAGGTGGTGGTCTGCAAGAACGGCAAGGAGGCGGTCAACCTGGCCCAGAGCCAGCCGTTCGACATCATCTTCATGGATATCCAGATGCCGATCATGGATGGCATCAGCGCCACCCAGGCGATCCGCCGTCACTCCCTCAACACCGAGACCCCCATAGTCGCGGTCACCGCCCACGCCATCCCCGGCGAGCGGGAGCGGTTGATCCGCCAGGGCATGGACGACTATCTGGCCAAGCCCATCGACGAGGGCATGCTGGCCCAGCTCATCACCGACTTCACCCATCGTCGCCACCAGAATCACGGCGATCAGCAGATAGACTGGTCGTTGGCGGTGCGCCAGGCCGCCGGCAAGACGGAGCTAGCCCAAGAGATGCTGACTATGCTGCTGGCCAGCTTCGATGAGGTGGAGCCGCTGCTGGAGGCGGCGCTGTCCGGCCAGGCAGACGATGCCGAGGTGCTGGCACAGCTGCACCGTCTCAACGGCGGCTGCGCCTACTCCGGGGTGCCCGGCCTGCAGCGCCTGCTCTCCCAGCTCGAGCAGCAGTTGCGCGATGGTGTGCCGGTCGGCGAGCTCGAACCCGAGTTGCTGGAGCTGCAGGATGCGCTGGAGCAGGTGCGTCAGGAGGCCCCCCGCTACCTGGCCTGA
- a CDS encoding YehS family protein — protein sequence MTNNDILRRLRYALTISNDQMVDMFAKGNLTVDHAQLHSWLLKGAEEGEEQDPGFVACPDAALSQFLDGFIITRRGVREGAPTQVIPNRINNNLILRKLRIGLDYKEEDMLGTLKLADFNLSKSELSALFRSKDHKHYQDCGDQILRNFLIGLTTKYRA from the coding sequence ATGACGAACAACGATATTCTGCGCCGTCTGCGCTACGCCCTCACCATCAGCAATGACCAGATGGTCGACATGTTTGCCAAGGGCAACCTGACCGTCGATCACGCCCAGCTGCACAGCTGGTTGCTGAAAGGCGCCGAGGAAGGGGAAGAGCAGGACCCGGGCTTTGTCGCCTGTCCCGATGCGGCCCTTAGCCAGTTCCTCGACGGCTTCATCATCACGCGCCGTGGCGTGCGGGAAGGGGCGCCGACCCAGGTGATCCCGAACCGGATCAACAACAACCTGATCCTGCGCAAGCTGCGCATCGGCCTCGACTACAAGGAAGAGGACATGCTCGGCACCCTGAAGCTGGCCGACTTCAACCTGTCCAAGTCTGAGCTGAGTGCCCTGTTCCGCTCCAAGGATCACAAGCACTATCAGGATTGCGGGGATCAGATCCTGCGCAACTTCCTCATCGGCCTGACCACCAAGTACCGCGCCTGA
- a CDS encoding N-acetylmuramoyl-L-alanine amidase, with product MGQRVRPPSAHPEVAGGRRWPSLFSRLGRRSGWHSLLSCCLLLGLSACQPASYRLDSRYASANQNERIAFLILHYTDEDDTHSLRLLTEPQYKVSAHYLIPRDTDQTPLPIYQLVPDSQRAWHAGRSRWHQYAGLNASSLGIEIVNLGYETGQELLPVQLRHWQPYTQAQIAAVGALAQELIRRYQIPQTQVLGHSDVAPERKQDPGPLFPWRELALQYGVGAWPDEARVEQLRQQPAPAWDALAWQQQLARYGYGIAPSGDWDEQSRTVLSAFQLHFRPALVNGEPDAESQAILSALLERYFPESR from the coding sequence ATGGGCCAGCGTGTTCGCCCCCCGTCAGCCCACCCCGAGGTGGCCGGTGGGCGGCGCTGGCCATCACTCTTCTCCCGCCTCGGACGGCGTAGCGGGTGGCACAGCCTGCTGTCATGCTGCCTGCTCCTTGGCTTGAGCGCCTGCCAGCCCGCCTCCTATCGGCTCGATTCCCGCTATGCCAGCGCCAACCAGAATGAGCGCATCGCCTTCCTGATCCTGCACTACACAGATGAAGACGACACCCACTCCCTGCGCCTGCTGACAGAGCCGCAGTACAAGGTGAGCGCCCACTACCTGATCCCCCGCGACACAGACCAGACGCCACTGCCCATCTACCAGCTGGTGCCCGACAGCCAGCGTGCCTGGCATGCGGGTCGCAGCCGCTGGCATCAATATGCCGGGCTCAACGCCAGCTCGCTCGGCATCGAGATCGTCAACCTGGGCTACGAGACCGGGCAGGAACTGCTCCCCGTCCAGCTGCGCCACTGGCAGCCCTATACCCAGGCCCAGATCGCCGCCGTCGGCGCCCTGGCGCAGGAGCTCATCCGCCGTTACCAGATACCGCAGACCCAGGTGCTGGGCCACAGCGATGTCGCACCCGAGCGCAAGCAGGATCCCGGTCCGCTCTTCCCCTGGCGCGAACTCGCCCTGCAATACGGCGTTGGCGCCTGGCCGGACGAAGCCAGGGTCGAGCAGTTGCGCCAACAGCCGGCCCCCGCCTGGGACGCCCTCGCCTGGCAGCAACAACTCGCCCGCTACGGCTACGGCATAGCCCCGAGCGGCGACTGGGATGAGCAGAGCCGCACCGTGCTGAGCGCCTTCCAGCTGCATTTCCGCCCGGCCCTCGTCAACGGTGAGCCAGATGCCGAGAGCCAGGCCATTCTCAGCGCCTTATTGGAGCGTTACTTCCCCGAGTCTCGCTGA
- the pdxJ gene encoding pyridoxine 5'-phosphate synthase has protein sequence MSEIYLGVNIDHIATLRNARGTQYPDPVQAAFVAEQAGADGITVHLREDRRHITDRDVEILRQTIQTRMNLEMAVTEEMIGIACRIQPQFVCLVPEKRTEVTTEGGLDVAGQLDKITDAVTRLAAVGAQVSLFIDADPLQIDAAAASGAPFIEIHTGRYADATTDAERNAEFKRIAAGASYAAGKGLKVNAGHGLHYHNVKAIAAIPELYELNIGHAIIGRAAFDGLAKAVSDMRLLMQEARQGI, from the coding sequence ATGAGCGAGATCTACCTGGGTGTGAACATCGACCATATCGCCACCCTGCGTAATGCCCGCGGCACCCAGTACCCGGATCCGGTACAGGCCGCCTTCGTGGCCGAACAGGCCGGTGCCGATGGCATCACCGTTCACCTGCGGGAAGATCGCCGCCATATCACCGACCGTGATGTCGAGATCCTGCGTCAGACCATCCAGACCAGGATGAACCTGGAGATGGCGGTGACCGAGGAGATGATCGGCATCGCCTGCCGTATCCAGCCCCAGTTCGTCTGTCTGGTGCCTGAGAAGCGCACCGAGGTGACCACCGAAGGGGGCCTGGACGTGGCGGGCCAGCTAGACAAGATCACCGATGCGGTGACCCGCCTCGCGGCCGTCGGTGCCCAGGTGTCGCTGTTTATCGATGCGGATCCGCTGCAGATCGACGCCGCCGCCGCCAGCGGTGCCCCCTTCATCGAGATCCACACCGGCCGCTACGCCGATGCCACCACGGATGCCGAGCGCAACGCCGAGTTCAAGCGCATCGCCGCCGGTGCCTCCTATGCCGCCGGCAAGGGGCTCAAGGTCAATGCCGGCCACGGCCTGCACTACCACAACGTCAAGGCCATCGCCGCCATCCCCGAGCTCTATGAGCTCAACATCGGCCACGCCATCATAGGCCGTGCCGCCTTCGACGGCCTGGCCAAGGCGGTCAGCGACATGCGTCTGCTGATGCAGGAAGCCCGCCAGGGGATCTGA
- the recO gene encoding DNA repair protein RecO, protein MLSPAFVIHSRPYRETSQLVEVFTQDSGRFTLVARGSRGPRSPLKGLLQPFTLLTLSWRGKGDLKNLAQVECPDHSLRLGGDRLFYGLYLNELVYYLLEAHTPFPEVFDAYARALMALADGETPELPLRRFEFLLLQALGYAVDFEYAADDESAIRPELLYGFERELGFVACERAPDPRTLFLGAHLLAFAEGRFDSPPLLQAAKRFSRLALQPYLGKRQLKSRELFLKRKS, encoded by the coding sequence TTGCTGAGTCCGGCTTTCGTCATCCACAGTCGGCCCTATCGGGAGACCAGCCAGCTGGTCGAGGTATTCACCCAGGATAGTGGCCGCTTTACCCTGGTGGCTCGCGGTTCTCGCGGGCCACGCTCCCCTCTGAAGGGGCTGCTGCAACCCTTCACCCTGCTCACCCTGAGTTGGCGTGGCAAGGGCGATCTCAAGAACCTCGCCCAGGTCGAATGCCCGGATCACTCCCTGCGTCTCGGCGGCGACCGCCTGTTTTACGGCCTCTATCTCAACGAGCTGGTCTACTACCTGCTGGAAGCCCATACCCCCTTTCCCGAGGTGTTCGATGCCTATGCCCGTGCCCTGATGGCGCTGGCGGATGGCGAGACACCCGAGCTGCCCCTGCGTCGCTTCGAGTTCCTGCTGCTGCAGGCGCTCGGCTACGCGGTGGACTTCGAATATGCCGCCGACGATGAGTCCGCGATCCGACCCGAGCTGTTATACGGCTTCGAGCGCGAGCTCGGCTTTGTCGCTTGCGAGCGGGCGCCGGATCCCCGTACCCTGTTCCTCGGCGCCCACCTGTTGGCCTTCGCCGAGGGGCGTTTCGACAGTCCCCCCTTGCTGCAGGCGGCCAAGCGTTTCAGCCGGCTGGCACTGCAGCCCTATCTCGGCAAACGCCAGTTAAAGAGCCGGGAGTTGTTTTTGAAACGGAAAAGCTAA
- the era gene encoding GTPase Era, which produces MTDTDTTYCGFVAIVGRPNVGKSTLLNKLLGQKVSITSKKPQTTRHRILGIDTEDNYQTIFVDTPGLHIEEKRAINRLMNRAATSSLGDVAMVVFMVDGTHWTKDDEMVLGKLRHLPCPVVLAVNKVDNVKDKEDLLPHLEWLGQQMKFSHILPISAEKGTNVEKIREWAKDLLPENNHFFPEDYVTDRSSRFMASEIIREKLMRFTGEELPYSVTVEIERFKVEENGLYHIHGLILVEREGQKKMVIGNKGEKIKTIGTEARLDMERLFQNKVHLELWVKVKSGWADDERALRSLGYGDD; this is translated from the coding sequence ATGACAGATACAGATACCACCTATTGCGGCTTTGTCGCCATCGTAGGCCGCCCCAACGTGGGCAAGTCCACCCTGCTCAACAAGCTGCTCGGCCAGAAGGTCAGCATCACCTCGAAGAAGCCCCAGACTACCCGTCACCGGATCTTGGGGATAGACACCGAGGACAACTATCAAACCATCTTTGTGGATACCCCGGGTCTGCACATCGAGGAGAAGCGGGCCATCAACCGATTGATGAACCGCGCCGCCACCAGTTCGCTGGGGGACGTGGCCATGGTGGTATTCATGGTCGACGGTACCCACTGGACCAAGGATGACGAGATGGTGCTCGGCAAGCTGCGCCATCTGCCCTGCCCCGTGGTGCTGGCGGTCAACAAGGTAGACAACGTCAAGGACAAGGAAGACCTGCTGCCGCACCTGGAGTGGCTGGGTCAACAGATGAAGTTCTCCCACATCCTGCCCATCAGTGCCGAGAAGGGTACCAACGTGGAGAAGATCCGCGAGTGGGCCAAGGATCTGCTGCCGGAAAACAACCACTTCTTCCCGGAAGATTACGTGACCGACCGCTCGTCGCGCTTCATGGCCTCCGAGATCATCCGTGAGAAGCTGATGCGCTTCACCGGTGAGGAGCTGCCTTACTCGGTGACGGTGGAGATCGAACGCTTCAAGGTGGAGGAGAACGGTCTCTACCATATCCACGGCCTGATCCTGGTTGAACGTGAAGGCCAGAAGAAGATGGTCATCGGCAACAAGGGCGAGAAGATCAAGACCATAGGCACAGAGGCACGTCTCGACATGGAACGGCTGTTCCAGAACAAGGTTCACCTGGAGCTGTGGGTCAAGGTTAAATCGGGCTGGGCCGATGACGAGCGCGCCCTGCGCAGTCTCGGCTATGGCGATGACTAA
- the rnc gene encoding ribonuclease III — protein sequence MNIKMNRLQSRLGHVFQDQDRLTRALTHRSAGSRHNERLEFLGDSILSLVIADDLFHRFPQAAEGDLSRMRATLVREKTLAELGREFDLGDHLILGPGELKSGGFRRESILADTVEAVIGAVYLDTNLETVRTLLLSWYASRLDEIKPGIEQKDPKTRLQEILQGSRKSLPTYTVTNVKGEAHNQEFTVQCDVDGLDGPLVGVGTSRRKAEQAAAQQALERLS from the coding sequence ATGAATATCAAGATGAACAGACTGCAGTCCCGTCTCGGGCATGTCTTTCAAGATCAAGACCGATTGACCCGGGCGCTGACTCACCGCAGCGCCGGTTCCCGTCACAACGAGCGACTGGAATTCCTGGGTGACTCCATCCTGAGTCTGGTGATTGCCGACGACCTGTTCCACCGCTTCCCGCAAGCGGCGGAAGGGGACCTCAGCCGGATGCGCGCCACCCTGGTGCGGGAGAAGACCCTGGCCGAGCTCGGCCGGGAGTTCGATCTCGGGGATCACCTGATCCTGGGGCCGGGTGAGCTCAAGAGCGGCGGTTTTCGCCGCGAGTCGATCCTGGCCGACACGGTCGAGGCGGTGATCGGCGCAGTCTATCTGGATACCAATCTGGAGACGGTGCGGACCCTGCTGCTGAGCTGGTATGCCAGCCGCCTGGACGAGATCAAGCCAGGCATTGAGCAGAAGGATCCCAAGACCCGGCTGCAGGAAATTTTGCAGGGAAGCCGTAAATCCCTGCCGACCTACACAGTGACCAACGTCAAGGGCGAAGCCCACAACCAGGAGTTCACCGTCCAGTGTGACGTGGATGGCCTGGATGGTCCGCTGGTCGGGGTCGGCACCAGCCGTCGCAAGGCCGAACAGGCCGCGGCGCAGCAAGCATTGGAAAGACTGTCATGA
- the lepB gene encoding signal peptidase I gives MASTFSLILAIVTVLTGIIWTVDKLVWSKQRAAKIAAARANAGPNIDEKTLAKVAPMPVWIEQTGGVFPVIALVLILRSFIFEPFQIPSGSMMPTLLVGDFILVEKFAYGLRDPVTNTKFLETGAPERGDVVVFKYPLDTRVDYIKRVVGMPGDRVIYRNKELMIRPKCEEQEGKTCPGFKKLDVKFEQRGEFSQMGIPLDRYTEQLGSVSHETLRNPLMPDLVDRYYRQPGTYPDEWVVPEGQYFVMGDNRDNSTDSRFWGFVPEQNLVGKAVAIWISFEFEREEGSSLPSWVPTGVRFNRIGGIK, from the coding sequence ATGGCTAGCACCTTTTCCCTGATCCTGGCGATTGTCACCGTACTGACCGGCATCATCTGGACCGTCGACAAGCTGGTCTGGTCCAAGCAACGGGCGGCCAAGATTGCGGCAGCCCGTGCCAACGCCGGCCCGAACATCGATGAGAAGACGCTGGCCAAGGTGGCCCCCATGCCGGTCTGGATCGAACAGACCGGCGGGGTCTTCCCGGTCATTGCGCTGGTGCTGATCCTGCGTTCCTTCATCTTCGAACCGTTCCAGATCCCGTCTGGCTCCATGATGCCCACCCTGCTGGTGGGCGACTTCATCCTGGTGGAGAAGTTCGCCTACGGCCTGCGTGATCCCGTGACCAACACCAAGTTCCTGGAGACAGGCGCCCCCGAGCGTGGCGATGTGGTGGTGTTCAAGTATCCGCTGGATACCCGGGTGGACTACATCAAGCGAGTGGTCGGCATGCCGGGGGACAGGGTCATCTATCGCAACAAGGAGCTGATGATCAGACCCAAGTGCGAGGAGCAGGAAGGGAAAACGTGCCCGGGCTTCAAGAAGCTCGACGTCAAGTTTGAACAAAGGGGCGAATTTAGCCAGATGGGGATCCCGCTGGATCGGTACACCGAACAGCTGGGCAGCGTCTCTCACGAGACCCTGCGCAACCCCCTGATGCCCGATCTGGTCGACCGTTATTACCGCCAGCCGGGGACCTACCCCGATGAGTGGGTGGTGCCGGAAGGCCAGTATTTCGTGATGGGCGACAACCGCGACAACAGTACCGACAGCCGATTCTGGGGCTTCGTGCCCGAGCAGAACCTGGTGGGCAAGGCGGTCGCCATCTGGATCAGTTTCGAATTCGAGCGCGAGGAAGGTTCCAGTTTGCCAAGCTGGGTACCGACTGGTGTGCGCTTCAACCGCATTGGCGGAATCAAGTAA